Proteins encoded within one genomic window of Streptomyces sp. NBC_01314:
- a CDS encoding SDR family oxidoreductase — protein MSQPQFAVRGMVTSLAHELAPDVRVNAVAPGGTLGTDLRGLDSLGLAGRSLGDTPGRAGELAARVPLRTALSATDHAWSYVFLASDRSRGITGRAVHPDGGIGVKA, from the coding sequence GTGAGCCAGCCTCAGTTCGCCGTACGCGGAATGGTCACCTCCCTCGCCCACGAACTCGCCCCGGACGTCCGCGTCAACGCGGTCGCCCCCGGCGGCACCCTCGGCACCGACCTGCGCGGGCTCGACAGCCTCGGGCTGGCAGGGCGCAGCCTGGGTGACACGCCGGGCCGGGCCGGCGAACTCGCCGCCCGGGTCCCGCTCCGAACGGCTCTCTCCGCGACCGACCACGCCTGGAGCTATGTCTTCCTCGCCTCCGACCGGTCGCGGGGCATCACCGGCCGTGCCGTCCACCCGGACGGCGGTATCGGCGTCAAAGCCTGA
- a CDS encoding ferredoxin, which produces MPLLKADLAACQGYANCVIAAPDTYDLDDDGVVVLLKTEITDQELPRIREAARTCPASALTVVEGPPPGAAS; this is translated from the coding sequence GTGCCTCTCCTCAAGGCCGACCTCGCGGCCTGCCAGGGATACGCGAACTGCGTCATCGCAGCACCTGACACCTACGACCTGGACGACGACGGCGTCGTCGTGCTCCTCAAGACCGAGATCACCGACCAGGAGCTGCCCCGCATCCGGGAAGCGGCCCGCACCTGCCCCGCCTCCGCCCTCACTGTCGTCGAGGGTCCGCCCCCCGGAGCCGCCTCGTGA
- a CDS encoding class II aldolase/adducin family protein — protein MTTRNLGAQRRLVSDACRVLAARGLADGILGHVSLRVDERTLLVRCRGPQERGLLYTEPDDIRLVDLDGAAAGAGELDGWTVPNELPLHTEILRTRPEVASVVHAHPPAVVAADLAGLGIRPVVGAFDIPGTRLAARSVPVYPRGVLISERRLAAEMVAALGDQDAVVLRGHGLTSTGTGVPEAVLRAISVDTIARVSLDVVTAGGTLRDLPEEDMRELPDLGGSFNNDTAWRHEMARLG, from the coding sequence GTGACGACACGGAATTTGGGTGCCCAGCGCCGACTCGTCTCGGACGCCTGTCGCGTACTCGCGGCACGCGGGCTCGCCGACGGCATTCTCGGCCACGTCAGCCTGCGCGTCGACGAACGTACCCTGCTCGTGCGATGCCGCGGGCCGCAGGAACGCGGCCTGCTGTACACCGAGCCGGACGACATCCGCCTCGTCGACCTCGACGGAGCTGCAGCGGGAGCCGGGGAGTTGGACGGATGGACAGTTCCGAACGAACTCCCCTTGCACACCGAGATCCTGCGCACTCGGCCGGAGGTGGCGTCCGTCGTCCACGCACATCCCCCGGCGGTCGTCGCCGCCGATCTGGCAGGGCTGGGAATCCGCCCCGTGGTAGGCGCCTTCGACATCCCCGGCACACGGCTGGCCGCCCGCAGCGTACCGGTCTATCCGCGTGGGGTTCTGATCAGCGAGCGTCGACTCGCGGCCGAAATGGTGGCCGCGCTCGGTGACCAGGACGCCGTCGTACTCCGCGGCCACGGACTGACCAGCACCGGCACCGGCGTCCCCGAAGCCGTCCTGCGCGCCATCTCCGTCGACACGATCGCTCGCGTCTCCCTGGACGTCGTCACGGCGGGCGGGACTCTGAGAGATCTTCCGGAAGAGGACATGCGCGAACTCCCCGACCTGGGCGGTTCGTTCAACAACGACACGGCCTGGCGACACGAGATGGCACGGCTCGGGTGA